The Rhipicephalus microplus isolate Deutch F79 unplaced genomic scaffold, USDA_Rmic scaffold_14, whole genome shotgun sequence genome contains a region encoding:
- the LOC142784443 gene encoding uncharacterized protein LOC142784443 gives MTRVLVAGDSMVKYVDQYFPSRRGLSVSVAAHRGIRIEHLLSMIADKLASFDVVIVHVGTNNTVDSVNMCMDKYRQLAQGIIESNPMLHVAFSAILPRGQNRYCQGEEQLCDVCHLNDHYRNVDAALAQLCLERGFTILDSLVDSWPRFLSRDGVHPSRLGNKVLADFLHREACALSTHLERRHIQQSYKESKASAWSGWARQEHFSINLEFDFPALGMHAVQYSPAVGGPSAAPAPVWETSSALMQRHDTDQLASTIHGIGFTLVGGVCVRCKGSKAWWTWDSLPSPIFHGTSVPCKGNTGERPIQPMIPSRGASTTCDRKIRRASQEHESALVRSSVGEEEASAGKAALPQAVGQCGDSEWKLVQSKKSRRKAAALHKQEQSSKLCADSEEKVLAVTAAKSIRSTSPMTAVVSQKQIQSASSAVCGRKPEGRASVSHNVIRDSFKKVQRVPSKQLKDCSVSSATHCESVTNDAVNEVSVCKSHLPALTRDGMRIERDPGTEAGDPVEAGCTAAVQYKYCEAALTSRSRPVSPGAQAICVNTGANPTVLNNPVSTLYGGGSKVYLNATFDNFPSFNKSFDEWCREGRHVVMINKSNKSPFTSEDKDFEYIRIKYSCIHGRTIKPRGIGKRPKQAYNGTGCEMTVPVSLCKSPTLHYKITKLQAKHNHPTEYYDLYPQKRLLNHGEKEFFDLAKCNIGAKDFKNLVEQKTGKKLTTKDINNYKQRFSIPIRNEQAHGEMVLEKVETLLKNNPNWVIHYEMNQNNNLQFILLQTTHMREILEKYPEILFIDGTYKVNIEGYILYSILVQDGCGRGRPVCYAFLRNETTEIVEPMFTKFVDFNPFVVSACKVVMIDKDLNELRILTSILPNSNILLCTWHVLHCFQQKVNEKARQQRDQLHPLLKSLVYSPTEQDYFDKLANLQAMTCTDFISYYMHNWHLCKEMWVHAYRQALPTFGNNTNNRIECHNQKIKNYLSSSMHLVQAIEALVGYIDNDSLSLQFSKLK, from the coding sequence ATGACGCGTGTGTTAGTAGCGGGCGATTCAATGGTGAAATACGTCGACCAGTATTTCCCATCGCGCCGTGGCTTGTCTGTTAGCGTTGCCGCACACAGAGGAATAAGGATTGAGCACTTGCTCTCAATGATTGCTGACAAGCTGGCCAGTTTTGATGTTGTCATTGTACATGTTGGCACGAACAACACTGTTGACAGTGTCAACATGTGCATGGACAAATATCGCCAGCTCGCTCAGGGAATCATCGAAAGCAATCCCATGTTGCATGTAGCTTTTTCTGCCATTCTTCCTCGGGGGCAGAATCGGTACTGCCAAGGGGAAGAACAGTTGTGTGATGTTTGTCATTTGAATGACCACTACAGGAATGTGGATGCCGCACTCGCACAGCTTTGCCTGGAGAGGGGCTTCACTATCCTGGATAGTCTTGTGGACAGCTGGCCTAGATTCCTGAGCAGGGATGGTGTCCACCCCAGCCGGCTTGGCAACAAGGTGCTGGCAGACTTCCTGCACCGTGAGGCCTGTGCCTTGTCCACCCATCTAGAGAGGAGACACATCCAACAGTCCTACAAGGAGTCCAAGGCATCTGCATGGAGTGGGTGGGCTCGGCAGGAGCACTTTTCCATCAACTTGGAATTCGATTTTCCAGCACTTGGTATGCATGCAGTTCAATATTCTCCAGCAGTAGGTGGACCTTCCGCTGCACCAGCTCCTGTCTGGGAAACCAGCAGTGCTCTCATGCAGAGACACGACACTGACCAACTGGCCAGTACCATTCATGGTATTGGCTTTACGCTCGTTGGCGGTGTCTGCGTTCGCTGCAAGGGAAGCAAAGCTTGGTGGACCTGGGACAGCCTGCCTTCCCCCATTTTCCATGGCACAAGTGTACCATGCAAGGGAAACACTGGGGAGAGGCCTATTCAGCCAATGATCCCTAGTCGAGGTGCAAGCACCACTTGTGACAGGAAAATAAGGAGAGCCTCACAGGAGCATGAGAGTGCTCTTGTGCGCTCTTCTGTGGGCGAAGAGgaggccagtgctggaaaagcagctctgccacaggctgtcggccagtgtggcgacagtgagtggaaactggtgcagtcaaagaagagccggcggaaggctgcggcactgcacaagcaagaacagagctctaaactgtgtgcagacagtgaagaaaaagttcttgctgtgacagctgccaagtccatcaggtccacttcacctatgacagcagttgtgagccaaaaacagattcagtctgcttcttccgctgtctgtggtagaaagcctgaaggacgagccagtgtctcgcacaacgtcattcgtgatagttttaaaaaggtgcagcgtgttcctagcaagcagttgaaagactgctcagttagttccgcgactcactgtgaatctgtcacgaatgacgctgtgaacgaggtttctgtctgcaaaagccatctaccagcactgactcgggatggcatgcgaattgagcgcgatcctggcacagaggctggtgaccctgtggaagctgggtgcactgcagctgtgcagtacaagtattgtgaggctGCTTTGACATCCAGAAGCAGGCCTGTCAGCCCTGGTGCCCAGGCTATTTGTGTAAACACTGGTGCCAACCCAACTGTCCTCAATAACCCAGTAAGTACACTATATGGTGGGGGTAGCAAAGTTTATTTAAATGCAACATTTGATAACTTTCCTTCTTTTAATAAAAGCTTTGATGAGTGGTGCAGGGAgggcaggcatgtagtcatgataaataagagtaataaaagtccattcacatcagaagataaggactttgagtatattaggattaaatatagctgcattcacggtcgcacaataaagcccagggggataggaaagcgaccaaagcaagcttacaatggtactggctgtgaaatgacagtaccggtaagcctatgtaaatcgcctactctgcactacaagataactaaactacaagctaagcataaccatcccacagaatattatgatttgtatcctcagaagaggctcctgaatcatggagaaaaagaattctttgacttagctaaatgtaatattggcgcaaaggattttaaaaacttggtcgagcaaaaaactggtaagaagttaactacaaaggacattaataattacaagcaacgattttctattcctatccgcaatgagcaggctcatggtgaaatggttttagagaaggtagagaccttgctaaaaaataatccaaactgggttattcactatgaaatgaatcaaaataataacctgcaattcatacttcttcaaacaacgcacatgcgtgagattttggaaaagtatccagagattctatttattgatggaacgtataaagtgaatattgagggttatattctttactctatattagttcaagatggttgtggtcgtgggagacctgtgtgttatgccttcttacgaaatgagacgactgaaattgttgagcccatgttcacaaagtttgtagatttcaacccatttgttgtgtctgcttgcaaagtagtgatgattgataaagatctcaatgaactgcgcattttaaccagtattcttcctaattctaacatacttttgtgtacgtggcatgtgttgcattgttttcagcaaaaggttaatgaaaaagctagacagcaacgtgatcagttgcatcctctcttaaaaagcttagtttattcccccactgagcaagactacttcgataagcttgctaacctccaagctatgacttgcacagatttcatttcttactatatgcataactggcacttgtgtaaggaaatgtgggtacatgcatatcggcaagcccttcctacatttggtaataatactaataatcgcattgagtgccacaatcaaaagattaaaaattatctctcttcaagcatgcatttggttcaagcaatagaagcattggtaggttacattgataatgattctttatctctacagttctctaagcttaaataa